The Bradyrhizobium sp. LLZ17 genomic sequence ATGGTCGTAGATCGTCTGCGAGCGCGCGAGATCGCCATGCACGGCGTCGCGGATCGACTGCGGCTCGTGCGGCGTGATGCAGCGGTAATTGCCGGTCAGGAGCATCGACCATTTCGCCAGCGGCACGAACAGCGACGAGAACACTTTCAGCTTCACCGGCACGTCGTGGCCGTCCAGCGTCACCGCGTCGATGTCGGCCTCGAGCTCGCGCAACACCTTGTTGTGCTTGTCGTCGGCGAAGACCGAGGCCTTGAAATTCGTGGGCAGGCCGACATGAAGCACGTTGGCTGCTTCTTCCGGCGGACGGAAGGCCTGCGGGTCGGGCGAGCACAGCGTCACCAGGCCCGGCTCGAAGCGTTCCCACACCTGTGCATTGGTGTAGGCCTCCTCCAGATCCATGTCCGCCAGCGCCGGGATACGCTTGAGGTAAGGCAGCGGTGGCATGTTCATGATGGACAGGCAGGGCAGCTTCGCCGCGGCGATCCTGACCATGAGAACGCGGACCGTATGGTTGGTGTATTGCGGCTCCTGCATGGCAAGGCCGACCATGTCGTAGCGGGACAGATCGACCTCGGCCGGCGTCACCGCGTCCAGCTTGCCAGACAGGTCGCGCGAGAAGATCGCCCGGTGCACTGCTTCGTCACGCAGCTTGATGCGCACCTCGGTACCGTCGCGGTTGATCAGCTCCGCGGTCTTGGCGCGGCAGACCAGGGTGACGTTGTGCCCGGCCATCAACAGCTTGGTGCCCAGCAGCGAGCCGTAGGAAGCCCCGAGGATCAGGATATTGCGTGCCATGCTCTTCCTTCCGAGAAATCGCGTCGTATTTGGCCCGCGCCGCAGCCCCGGGGCCGATTTGCGCGGCATCTAAAGCGAAGTGCGACGTGCTGGCAACTGGGATAATGCATACAAGGGCACCGGTATTCCGTGGCACGGACGGCGCGAAGCTCAATCCGGGATCACCGCGCTCCGCCTTCGCCCGCGTCCCACAACGCATCCAGGCCCTGGCGATAGTCCGGGAAGGCGAGCGTCACACCGAGCTCGCGCTTCGCCTTTGCGTTGGAGACCCGCGCATTGCCGCCATAGAAGCTCCGCGCCATCGCCGACATTTCGGCCGAGGCGAATGCTTCCTCGGCCGGGGCGGCAACGCCCATCAGCTTCGCCGCATAAGCGATCACATCCTGCGGCGGCGCGGGCTCGTCGTCGCAGATGTTCCATATGCCGCCGCCCTGATGGCGAACCGCGGCCATGATCGCGCTTGCGATGTCGGCGACGTGGATGCGGTTGAAGACCTGCCCCGGCTTGACGATACGGCGGGCCGAGCCCGCGCGTAGCGCCGCGAGAGCATTGCGGCCGGGGCCGTAGATGCCCGCAAGCCGCAGGATCGCGACGTCGCCGCCCGTTAGCTCGACCCAGGCCTGCTCTGCAGCGAGCCGGCTGCGCGTCCGTTCGAGAATGGCCTGCGGCGGCGTGGTCTCGTCGACCCATGCACCACCGTGATCGCCATACACGCCGATGGTGGACAAATAGATGATCTTTTGGCTGCGCTTCGCAGCCAGCGCGTCGGCGAATGCGCTAATCGCGGGATCGCTGTGGTTTCCAGGCGGGATCGACACCAGAAGGACGTCGGCCTTACGAACCTGCTCGACCGTCTCGCCATCAGGGTCGCTCCCGTGAAACGCGTGCGTCTCGACGCCGGCGATCGTGTTTCGGGTCGTGGAATTGCGCACCGTACCGGCGATATGCGCAAAGGCGCCGCCGAATCTGGAGACGAAATGCCGGGCGCTATAGCCAAGGCCGAGGATGAAGAGCCGCATTCGTCTTCCGTGCTGGTCGAAGTTCAGGCGCTCCCGCGCACTCACAAGAGATTTCTGTCGGAGCTGGGACGTCTCGCTGAGCGTGCGCCGCTTTAGTGAAACCGCCGGCTCGGGCCGGGCGGGTCCTCGTGGGTTTGCTCGACGATCTGCGCGATCGGGCTCGACTGGTGATGAACGAGGCGCCAGCCGTCGCCGACGCGCCTAAAATGGTTGGCGGCGGCAAGCGCCGTCCCGTCGACGATCTCGATGCAGAGCACGCGCGCACTGTCGCCGTCGACGATCACCTGCGGCTCGGCACAGACGATCTGCGGCCGCTCCGGATTTTGCAGGATGTCGCGCCAGCTTCCGATCACGGTGGCGCGCCCGATGATGGCCGGCCAGCCGGGATGGATGCAGGAAATCGCGTCGTCATCCGCCCACATCCGTTCCATGCCGGCAAAGTCGCCGGTTGAGAAGGCGGTGTAGAAGGCCGCATTGGCGGCGATGACCTTGCTGTCCTTTGCCATGGCTCTCGGGTGGGGCAATGACAGGCAAAAATCAAGCGCGACTTCCGTCGAAATTGCCCGCCGTGCAACATTCTGCCGCCCGGTTTGTGGTCACGCCCAGACGAGCCTCTCCACAGCCTGCCGCGCGCCCTTTGCATAGAGTTGGGCGAGCGCCGCGGTCGCGGCCTCGCGCAGGCGCGGCTCAGCACCCAGCGGTCCGAACACCTTCTCGATTCCGAGCAGTGCGGGCGCGAGCCGTTCAGCGACGGGGCCGGCCTGCCGCGCCAGCGCTGCGAGCTCGCCGGCGAGGGGGTCGCGAACGTCGATGGCGCGGCCTTGCTCGTCGATTGCAGTGACGTAGCGCATCCAGCCGGCCACCGCGAGCGCATGCGTCGTGATCGGCAGGCCCTTGCCTAGGCGATCCTGCATCGCGCCGAGCAGGCGCTGCGGCAGTTTTTGCGAGCCGTCCATCGCGATCTGCCAGGTGCGGTGATGCAGTGCCGGATTGGAAAAGCGCTTGAGCAGCGAGGCGCGATAGGCCGCAAGGTCCGTGCCGGCCGGCATTGTCAGCGTCACCGCCGCCTCTTCCATCACCTGCGCGGCAAGACGCGCGAAATGCGGATCTGTCATGGTGTCGGCAATGGTCTCGTAACCGGCGAGATAGCCGAGATAGGCCAGCGCCGAATGACTGGCGTTGAGCAGCCGCAGCTTCATCAGCTCGAACGGCTTGACGTCAGCGACGAGCTCGACGCCCGCGGCAGCGAGATCGGGCCGTCCGGCGGCAAAGCGATCCTCGACCACCCATTGCGTGAACGGCTCGGTCGTCACGGGCCACGCATCGCGCAGGCCGAGCGCTGAGGCAATGGCGTCGCGATCGGCATCGGTCGTCTCCGGCACGATGCGGTCGACCATCGTGCAAGGGAAAGCGGTTGTATCCGCGATCCATTTGCCGAGATCCTTCGAGCGCAGCGCCGCGAACTGCGTCACGATCCGCTGCACGGTGTGACCGTTGGCGGCGAGATTGTCGCAGCAGAGCACGGTTAAGGGGGAAGGCCCTGCGCCCGCCGCCGCGCCAGCGCAGCAACGATGAAACCGGGCGCCGAGCGCGGTACGTCAAGATTGCTCAAATCGTGCACGACATCCGGATGCCGCTCGTCAAGGTCGCCGGTCTGCGGCGTGTGGCAATAGCCTTTTTCGGTGACGGTGAGCGAGACGATGCGGATCGCGGGATCCGCCATCCTATCGACCAGTCCTGCCGGATTTTCGCGCGCGACCACGCTGTCGAGCAGCGCGCCGATGACGCGATGCTCGGTGCCTTCGGCCGCGCGAACGGCGACGGTGTAGAGATGGTCCTGCGGCGCGAGGGCGTCGCGCGTCTCCCGACTGCGCAGGCTTGCACCGACGACGCCCCAGGCAGTCGCACCGGCCGCAAGGCAATCGTCGATGACGACGGCCTGATGGGCACGATGAAAGGCGCCGAGTCCAAGATGCACGAGGCCGGGCGTGACGCGTGAACGGTCATAGGCCGGACGGCGGATGGCCGGCGGCAGCCGGTCGAGATTGGCGCGGCCAAGCCGCATGGTTGTCTCTCCCTTCGTTTGGCCGCTGCTTGACATGGCACCCGCGCTCGGTCAATGCTTCGGCCAATTGGTAAGGCCAATTATCCAGAATTGGCGGGCGACCGGGATAAACCGGAGCGGCCGTTTCAGGGAGGCCCGGGTGCCGCTGGAAGCTGTGGAGGCGAGACGGCTCTATCGCCAAATCGCCGATCAATTGCGAGGGCTGATCGACAGCGGCGAGTACGCGGTCGGCAGCCGTCTGCCGACCGAGCGCGATCTCGCCGACCAGCTCAAGGTCTCGCGGCCGACGGTGCGCGAAGCCCTGATCGCGCTCGAAGTCGAGGGACGCGTCCGCATCCGCGTTGGTTCCGGCATCTATGTGATCGAACCCGCGGGCGCTGCGCTGGTGCCGGCAGCGGCCGTCATCGAAGGCCCGTTCGAGCTGTTGCGCGCCCGCGAATTCCTCGAAGGCGCGATCGCCGAGCAGGCCGCGCGCGTGGCGACGAAGGACGACGTTGCGCGTATCGATGCCGCCCTCGTCGCCATGGAAAATGTCGAGCATCCCGGCGAAGCCTCGATGGTCCATGATCGCGCGTTCCATGTTGCGATCGCCGGATGTCTCGGCAATGCCGTGCTGGTGCGGGTGGTCGGCGAGTTGTTCGACCAGCGCCTCAATCCTTATTTCGCACAGCTTGCACATTACTTCGAAAACCCCGGCACGTGGCGCACCGCACTCCACGAGCATCGTGCGGTGCGGAACGCAATTTCGGCGCGCCAACCCAAGGCGGCCCGCGACGCCATGCGCGATCATCTCGCACATTCGCAGGAGCGCTTCGCGCAGAACTTTGGTGCCGAAAACGCGGCAGCATCATCCTTAGTGCGGAAGCGACCAGCCCGGTCCCCGGCAAAACGATCAGGGCAAAAAGGACCGCGGAAGAAACAGGCCAAGAGCGGGGCCATGCGGCGACGATGACATTGGGCGGCCCGCAACGCTTGGGGCGGGCGACTAAGAAGCAGACTTAGAAAATGGAGGATAACAAGTGTTGAAGAAAATGACGATTGCCGCGGCCGTGTCCGCTGCCGCGCTGTTGGCGGCGACCAATGCCAGCATGGCGCAAACCAAGCTGAAATGGGCGCATGTTTATGAGACCTCGGAGCCGTTCCACACCGCCTCGGTCTGGGCCGCGCAGGAGATCGGCAAGCGCACCAACGGGCGCTATCAGATCGACGTCTATCCCGCGTCCCAGCTCGGCAAGGAAGCCGACATCAACCAGGGCCTCTCACTGGGCTCGGTCGACATCATCATTTCCGGCTCGAGCTTTGCGGCAAAGAGCTTCCCGCCGATCGGCGTGACCTATTATCCCTACACCTTCCGCGACGCCGATCATCTGCTCGCTTACACCAAGAGCGACATTTTCAAGGAGCTCGCCAAGGGCTACGAGGACAAGAGTGGCCACCATATCATCGCAGTGACCTATTACGGCGTGCGCCAGACCTCGTCGAACAAGCCGATCAAGACCTGCGCCGATTTGAAGGGCCTCAAGATGCGCGTGCCTGATGTGCCGGCGTATCTCGCCATGCCGCGCGCCTGCGGCGCCAATACCGCGCCGATCGCATTCGCTGAAGTCTATCTCGCGCTCCAGAACGGTACGGTCGAGGCGCAGGAGAATCCGCTGACCACGATCGAGGCCAAGAAGTTCTACGAGGTGCAGAAGCAGATCGTGCTGACCGGCCACATCGTCGACCACCTCAACACGGTGGTGGCAGGCGCGCTGTGGAAGAAGCTCAGCGACGAGGACAAGAAGATCTTCACCGATGTCGCGCAGGAAGCTGCCGCCAAGGCGACCGAGGAGATCAAGCAGAACGAGGCCAAGCTGGTCGCCTTCTTCAAGGACAAGGGTCTGACGGTGACCGAGGTCGACAAGAACGAGTTCCGCGACACCGTGCTGAAGAACGTCGCGTTCGAGACCTTCGGCTACCGCAAGGCCGACTGGGACCGGATTCAGGCGGTGAAATGACCGAAGGTCATTCCGGGGCTCGCGAAGCGAGAACCCGGAATCTCGAGGTTCCGGGTCTGGTGCTACGCGCCATCCCGGAACGACGTAAATGAGTTCGAGGAGCAACCCCATGTCCACCGCCGAATTGCACCGGCAGATCACCGCGGACGAGATCGCCCATACCTTCGAGGAGGAGGCCACGCCGAAGGTCGATCTCGGCGTTTACGCTTTCGAGGATTGGGTGGCGCTGGCGATATTCTGGGTGATGGCGCTTGCCGTCTTCCTCCAGTTCTTCACCCGCTATGTCCTCAACGACAGCTACGCCTGGACCGAGGAGATCGCGACCTACTGCCTGATCGGCGTGGTCTTCATCGGCGCGTCAATGTGTGTCCGGCTGTCGCGGCACATCCAGGTCGACTTGATCTACCGCTACCTGCCGCATCTGGTGGCGCGCACGTTGTCCACGATGATCGACCTGATCCGGATCGCCTTCTTCGGCTACGCCGTCAAGCTGGTCTGGGTCTACATCCAGATTATCGGCGACGAGACGATGACCACGATCAATTTTCCCAAGAACTACGTCTATTACGCCGTGCTGCTCGGCTTCGTGCTGATGTTCGTGCGCTCGGTGCAGGTGGCGTTGCAACATCTGCGGCAGGGTTATTCGATCCTCGAATGTCCCGGCGCCTGCGACGGTTTTGAAGGGTAAGGTCATGCTGTTGTTGCTTGGAGGCTTTCTCGTCCTGATGCTGCTCGGGGTTCCCGTGGCGATTGCCATGGCGTCCTCGTCGCTGCTCTACATCCTGGTCAGCGGCGTGACGCCCGACGTGACGCTGGCGCAGCGGATGATCGCCGGTGTCGAGAGCTTTCCGCTGCTCGCCGTGCCGTTCTTCATCCTCGCCGGCAATCTCATGAACATCGCCGGTGTGACGGGCCGTATCTACAAATTCGCGGTCGCGCTGGTTGGCTGGATGCGCGGTGGCCTCGGCCACGTCAACATCATCGGCTCGGTGGTCTTCTCTGGCATGTCCGGTACCGCGATCGCGGATGCCGCCGGTCTGGGCACCATCGAGATCAAGGCGATGAGGGACCACGGCTACACCACCGAGTTCTCGGTTGGCGTCACTGCGGCTTCCGCGACCCTTGGCCCGATCATCCCGCCGTCGCTGCCTTTCGTGATCTACGGCATGATGGCGAACGTCTCGATCGGCGCGCTGTTCCTCGGCGGCGTTGTTCCGGGCGTCGTTCTGACCCTGCTGATGATGGCCACCGTCACCTACTTCGCGCACAGGAACAAATGGGGCAGCGACACGCCGTTCTCGTGGCCACAGCTCGGCACTGCCGGCCTCGAGATCGTCGTCGTGCTCGCTTTCCCGCTCGCGATCTGGCTGATGACGCTGGCCGGCATGTCGACCAACATGGCGGTTGCCATCGGTCTCTGCGCGCTGCTCGCGATCGACTGGTACTTCGATTTTTCCGCGGTGATGGCGCTGATGGCGCCGGTGATCCTCATCGGCGGCATGACTCTCGGCTGGTTCACGCCGACGGAGGCCGCGGTCGCCGCCGTGATCTGGTCGCTGTTCCTGGGCCTTGTGCGCTATCGCACCATGACGCTGAAGACGGTGGCGAAAGCGACCTTCGACACCATTGAGACCACGGCCTCGGTGCTGTTCATCGTCACCGCCGCCTCGATCTTCGCCTGGCTGCTCACGGTATCGCAGGCAGCGCAGTTGCTTTCGGATTGGATGCTCAGCATCACCCATAACAAATGGGTGTTCCTGGCGCTCGCCAACATCCTGATCCTGTTCGTCGGCTGCTTCATCGACACCACGGCGGCGATCACGATCCTGGTGCCGATCCTGCTGCCGATCGTGCTCAAGCTCGGAATTGATCCGATCCATTTCGGCCTGATCATGACGCTGAACCTGATGATCGGCCTGTTGCATCCGCCGCTTGGCATGGTGCTGTTCGTGCTCGCCCGGGTGGCAAAGCTCTCGGTCGAGCGCACGACGATCGCAATCCTGCCCTGGCTGGTGCCTCTGATGCTCGCGCTGCTCGCGATCACCTACATTCCCGAATTGACCCTCTGGCTGCCAAAACACATGGGACTTTCCAAATGACCTCCACAACTCTCGCCGCAACCCTGTTCGGCCCCGAAGATCTGCGCATGGTCGAGCATCCGCTGGACAAGCTGGCACCCGGCATGGTGCGCATCCGCTTCGGTGCCGGTGGCATCTGCGGCTCGGACATGCACTATTTTCGCCATGCCCGCACCGGCGATTTCGTGGTGAAATCGCCACTGGTGTTGGGGCACGAGATCTCGGGTGAGGTCGTGGAGATCGCAGGCTCCGCCGCCAATTTGAAGATCGGTGACCGCGTCGCGGTCAATCCGTCGCGCTGGTGCGGCCATTGCGTTGCCTGCCGCGAGGGCCGGCCCAATCTCTGCGAGAACATCTA encodes the following:
- a CDS encoding ketopantoate reductase family protein; its protein translation is MARNILILGASYGSLLGTKLLMAGHNVTLVCRAKTAELINRDGTEVRIKLRDEAVHRAIFSRDLSGKLDAVTPAEVDLSRYDMVGLAMQEPQYTNHTVRVLMVRIAAAKLPCLSIMNMPPLPYLKRIPALADMDLEEAYTNAQVWERFEPGLVTLCSPDPQAFRPPEEAANVLHVGLPTNFKASVFADDKHNKVLRELEADIDAVTLDGHDVPVKLKVFSSLFVPLAKWSMLLTGNYRCITPHEPQSIRDAVHGDLARSQTIYDHVDAIARKLGADPQDQVPFAKYAKAAESLLKPSSAARAVASGAPFIERVDLLVKLISHQLGVPNGEIDRTVETVDQKLNEKIVLGGSGAQ
- a CDS encoding SDR family oxidoreductase yields the protein MRLFILGLGYSARHFVSRFGGAFAHIAGTVRNSTTRNTIAGVETHAFHGSDPDGETVEQVRKADVLLVSIPPGNHSDPAISAFADALAAKRSQKIIYLSTIGVYGDHGGAWVDETTPPQAILERTRSRLAAEQAWVELTGGDVAILRLAGIYGPGRNALAALRAGSARRIVKPGQVFNRIHVADIASAIMAAVRHQGGGIWNICDDEPAPPQDVIAYAAKLMGVAAPAEEAFASAEMSAMARSFYGGNARVSNAKAKRELGVTLAFPDYRQGLDALWDAGEGGAR
- a CDS encoding nuclear transport factor 2 family protein, with product MAKDSKVIAANAAFYTAFSTGDFAGMERMWADDDAISCIHPGWPAIIGRATVIGSWRDILQNPERPQIVCAEPQVIVDGDSARVLCIEIVDGTALAAANHFRRVGDGWRLVHHQSSPIAQIVEQTHEDPPGPSRRFH
- a CDS encoding FadR/GntR family transcriptional regulator, encoding MPLEAVEARRLYRQIADQLRGLIDSGEYAVGSRLPTERDLADQLKVSRPTVREALIALEVEGRVRIRVGSGIYVIEPAGAALVPAAAVIEGPFELLRAREFLEGAIAEQAARVATKDDVARIDAALVAMENVEHPGEASMVHDRAFHVAIAGCLGNAVLVRVVGELFDQRLNPYFAQLAHYFENPGTWRTALHEHRAVRNAISARQPKAARDAMRDHLAHSQERFAQNFGAENAAASSLVRKRPARSPAKRSGQKGPRKKQAKSGAMRRR
- a CDS encoding sialic acid TRAP transporter substrate-binding protein SiaP, whose protein sequence is MTIAAAVSAAALLAATNASMAQTKLKWAHVYETSEPFHTASVWAAQEIGKRTNGRYQIDVYPASQLGKEADINQGLSLGSVDIIISGSSFAAKSFPPIGVTYYPYTFRDADHLLAYTKSDIFKELAKGYEDKSGHHIIAVTYYGVRQTSSNKPIKTCADLKGLKMRVPDVPAYLAMPRACGANTAPIAFAEVYLALQNGTVEAQENPLTTIEAKKFYEVQKQIVLTGHIVDHLNTVVAGALWKKLSDEDKKIFTDVAQEAAAKATEEIKQNEAKLVAFFKDKGLTVTEVDKNEFRDTVLKNVAFETFGYRKADWDRIQAVK
- a CDS encoding TRAP transporter small permease yields the protein MSTAELHRQITADEIAHTFEEEATPKVDLGVYAFEDWVALAIFWVMALAVFLQFFTRYVLNDSYAWTEEIATYCLIGVVFIGASMCVRLSRHIQVDLIYRYLPHLVARTLSTMIDLIRIAFFGYAVKLVWVYIQIIGDETMTTINFPKNYVYYAVLLGFVLMFVRSVQVALQHLRQGYSILECPGACDGFEG
- a CDS encoding TRAP transporter large permease; this translates as MLLLLGGFLVLMLLGVPVAIAMASSSLLYILVSGVTPDVTLAQRMIAGVESFPLLAVPFFILAGNLMNIAGVTGRIYKFAVALVGWMRGGLGHVNIIGSVVFSGMSGTAIADAAGLGTIEIKAMRDHGYTTEFSVGVTAASATLGPIIPPSLPFVIYGMMANVSIGALFLGGVVPGVVLTLLMMATVTYFAHRNKWGSDTPFSWPQLGTAGLEIVVVLAFPLAIWLMTLAGMSTNMAVAIGLCALLAIDWYFDFSAVMALMAPVILIGGMTLGWFTPTEAAVAAVIWSLFLGLVRYRTMTLKTVAKATFDTIETTASVLFIVTAASIFAWLLTVSQAAQLLSDWMLSITHNKWVFLALANILILFVGCFIDTTAAITILVPILLPIVLKLGIDPIHFGLIMTLNLMIGLLHPPLGMVLFVLARVAKLSVERTTIAILPWLVPLMLALLAITYIPELTLWLPKHMGLSK